Genomic segment of Betaproteobacteria bacterium:
CTCTCGCACGCGCGAGCCTGCTCCAGTTTCCGGCTTGCTCCATCCGCCTCGCGAGTTCGGCGCTCGCGTCCGCCGCGCGCAACACCTGGCGCATGTAGCGCACGGTCTCCTCCGAAGCGACCGCGGCAATCCAGGCCTTGCGCGTCTCGGAAGCGAGACGCAGCACTTCGACAGCAACACTTTGCTGCGCCCGCGCGAACCGGCGCTTCTCGACCTCGAACGCAAGCGGGGCGGTCACGAGCGAAAGCACGTTGAAGGTGAGCGCCTGTTCGATTTTGTAGTCGTGACCCAGCTTGGCACGAAACATCGAGAAGTGCGGATTCGGCAGCCGCCCAGCCTGCACCAGGTCGGCTTCGGCTATGCCCAATTCGGCGAATGCCGCGCGCAGGTCGCGATTGTTCAGAATGGCCACCTGTACCGCATCGTCGGCCGACAGAGGCCGCTTGCTGAGCAGTGTCGCTACTCGAGATTCGAGCGCCTCACGTTCGGCGTCGGTTCGTGGCCAGATCGCGTCCTTGCCGATTCGTTGCCTCACCTCCTGTTCGACTGACCCAAAGCCGCCGTCGGGCGTGAACGTGGCACACCCGCCCAGGATCATGGCACCCACGAAGACGGAGGCGCGTCCTTGCAACCCCTGTAATGTCCCGTTCATCGCCTATTTCGCCTTGGCTTCGCCCGGGTTCTTGGGCGCACCAACGGGCACGCTCTTCCCCGAGGTGGTCGATGCAGGCTGGTTGGTCGCTTCGTAGGCTTCGCGCGCATAGACCTTCCAGCCTCCGATGCGCCCCACCTCGTCATTCGCCTCCCGCCACGAAGCCACCGGAATCCCCTGGTAAGAGCGGTAGTTCACGAAGGGCGTTTCGTAGCGCAACGGCTGGATGTCAACATTGGCATTCAACGGTTCATTCGATACCGCACTCTCTTTCGAGTCCTTGGCCATCACGGGAGAAATAATTAAAGCTAGGCCTATCATGAATGTAGCTGTCTGCTCTCTCATTGGCGGCTCGCACTTTGCATTGAGCGGGTATTCTTTTTTTGGGGGGGGAAAAAGCGGCGTGCGGGACGAATGGTGACGACGTGAAGCCTACATCCTCCTTACGCCAAAATTACAATGCTGTAATGACAGTTTCCCTGACCAGTGCCAGACGCACAATGGCAGCCCTTGCAGACACGCTTCGGGAACGTCAATGAAAATTCTAGTTGTAGAAGACGAGCTCAAGACCGGCAACTACCTGCAGCAAGGTCTCACGGAAGCGGGCTTCGTCGTTGACCTCGCTCGCAATGGCGTCGACGGACTTCACCAGGCCCGGACCGAAAGCTACGACCTCGTCATTCTCGATGTCATGCTGCCAGGCTTGGACGGCTGGGGAGTTCTGCGCGCCATGCGGGAAGAAGGTCGGTCGATGCCAGTCCTTTTCCTGACGGCAAAGGGACAGGTCGAGGATCGCGTCAAAGGGCTTGAACAGGGTGCCGATGACTACTTAGTGAAACCATTTGCCTTTGCCGAACTCCTGGCAAGGGTACGTACCCTACTTCGCCGGGGTCGGGTATCAGAACCCGAGGTGCTTCGGGTGGCCGACATAGAGCTGGACCTACTCCGCCGGCGCGTCCATCGGGCCGGGAAACGCATCGACCTTACCGCCAAGGAGTTCCTCCTCCTGGAGCTCTTGATGCGCCGCCACGATGAGGTACTTCCCCGCTCGCTCATCGCCTCCCAGGTTTGGGACATGAACTTCGATAGCGACACCAACGTAATCGAGGTGGCAGTTCGACGGCTCCGAGCCAAGATCGACGACGGCTACAAGGTCAAACTCATCAACACTGTCCGCGGCATGGGATATGTCCTCGAAACTCCGGGTCCCGACTGATGCGACTGCGTTCCCTCACCTTACGTCTCACACTGCTATTCTGGATTGCATCGACAGTAGTTCTCGTGGCACTTGGCTACCTCGTGTCCCGATCAGTGCAGATGCATTTTTTGGAAATCGATCGGGACGAACTTCTAGGCAAGGTCGCGCTCGTGCGTCACACGCTCGCCAAAATTGAAACAGTCGACGAGTTTGCCGCAATGCCTGGCCGCATGGACGATGCACTGATTGGCCACCCTCACCTGGGCGTACGACTCTCCTCTCCAGACGGAGCCCTGCTCTACGCATCGCCCAATGTCTCTTTTCCGGACGCGGACTTTCCTCTGCGCCTGGCCGAGGATCAACAATCACCTCCATCCATTGCCACATGGCGCCACGGCGATCACTATTTCCGGGGAACCATGGCATCCGTGCCTACGGCGTTCGCTGGTATGCCCAGGGCGAATGTTGCCGTCGCAGTAAGCATCAATCACCACATCGCCTTTCTGGACACCTTCAAGCACAGTCTCTGGCTCACGATTGCGCTAAGCGCGCTGCTGACAGGGGTTCTCGGCTGGATCGCCGCACGCCGCGGACTGAGGCCCATAAGCGACTTGACAGCGGTTGCAAGAAACATCAGTGCGAGTCGCCTTCATGATCGCCTGCAGGTCGACACCTTGCCGGTTGAGTTGACCGCTCTTGCACTTGCCTTCAACGACATGCTCAGTCGCCTCGAGGACTCCTTTCGGCGTCTTTCGGACTTCTCCTCTGATCTTGCACATGAATTCAAGACTCCGCTCAGCAACATGATGATGCAATCTGAAGTCGCGCTCTCCAAGTCGCGGTCCGAGGAGGATTACAGGGAGACGCTTTATTCAGGACTTGAGGAGTGCGATCGCCTTGCGCGCACTGTTTCCGACATGCTCTTCCTCGCCAAAGCCGACCATGGACAGGTCGTCCCCACGATAGAGATCATCGATCTCGCCACTGAAGTTCAGGAACTCTTCGAGTTCTACGACGCTTTTGTGGAAGAGCGCGGCGTCACGCTGGCGCGTCAAGGCAGCGGAGTGGTCCACGGTGACCGGTTAATGTTGCGTAGGGCAATAAGCAACCTGCTCTCAAACGCGGTGGCCCATACGGCGCCTGGTGGCCAGATCACAGTTTCATTGACCAGCACGACTGCGGATGTGATCACACTCGCCGTTGAAAATCCTGGCCCGTCGATCCCATCCGAACACCTTCCCCGGCTGTTTGATCGGTTCTACCGGGTGGACCCGGCACGCCAGCGCAGCCGCGGTGGCGTGGGTCTCGGACTCGCCATAACAAAGTCAATCGTGACAGCACATGGCGGTGCGATGTCGGTCTCGTCTGACCATGGCATTACCCGCTTTGAAATGACGCTGCCGGCAAGGACTCGCCCGGGTTCTTAGCTCGTGTCTGCTACAGACTCCCATGCCCACTGAAGTTCTCACCGATGTAATGTTGGTGTCAGTCGACTGAAAGGCACCTTGGCGCACCATGGCGATGTACAAACGCGTACATCAAAGGAGACAGACCATGAACGCCACTCAACCAACGAAGATTCTCCGCCTCTCAGTGCTACTAGCTGGAGTACTCGCCACTGCAATGGTGGCACTCCCCGCAAGTGCCGCAAGGCTTGAACAGCCCACTCCTGGCACCTTCATTCTCAAGGACGGTACGACGCTGTCCGTAGCAAAGAATGGCTGGATGCGGATGTTTACGGCCGAGGGCCAGCGGCTGAACATGAAGGACGGCGTTATCATGGAAACCAAGGATGGCGACACCATCGTGATGAAGGAAGACGCCAATTGGAAGCAACTGCGACTATACGGAACGCTGCGGCCGTCGCGTTGATCGAGGCTGAGCGGATCGGTTCAGGTGCTGCATCTGCACCGATCTTGCCAGCAGAGTTTCCGTGCCTCAAATTCTAGTCGTGGCACTCGTCGCACAGCTCTCAATGTCACTCATGACATTGGGATGCACTTCCAGCCCGATGCGCAAGGTAGAGGAAGACGGCAGGTACTGCTTCAAATCGTCCAACCACCGCTTTGTTTGTACCACACGACCCATTCCCGGTGCCGCGTCCGCGAAAGCTGCGTTGACCTTCTCGCCGCGTAGCGAGGCAATCACCCTCTATGTCATACGCAACGACAGGCCTGACGCGTTCGGTCGGGTACCCCTCGTTATTGACGGACAAGAGTCTTTCGACACAATCCCCCATTCTTTCGCGCGAGTCGAGCTTACGCCCGGCCTTCATAGCCTGTCCGCATTAGGGCGCGGCAGTTCGGCTACATTCGCTTTGGACGGCCAGGGTGGTTCCCTCCGCTTCGTGCGCCTTCGTGGCAATACCTCAGTATTTCCGCCGGATAGCTATCGCTTCGAGGAAGTAGACGTG
This window contains:
- a CDS encoding heavy metal sensor histidine kinase, whose translation is MRLRSLTLRLTLLFWIASTVVLVALGYLVSRSVQMHFLEIDRDELLGKVALVRHTLAKIETVDEFAAMPGRMDDALIGHPHLGVRLSSPDGALLYASPNVSFPDADFPLRLAEDQQSPPSIATWRHGDHYFRGTMASVPTAFAGMPRANVAVAVSINHHIAFLDTFKHSLWLTIALSALLTGVLGWIAARRGLRPISDLTAVARNISASRLHDRLQVDTLPVELTALALAFNDMLSRLEDSFRRLSDFSSDLAHEFKTPLSNMMMQSEVALSKSRSEEDYRETLYSGLEECDRLARTVSDMLFLAKADHGQVVPTIEIIDLATEVQELFEFYDAFVEERGVTLARQGSGVVHGDRLMLRRAISNLLSNAVAHTAPGGQITVSLTSTTADVITLAVENPGPSIPSEHLPRLFDRFYRVDPARQRSRGGVGLGLAITKSIVTAHGGAMSVSSDHGITRFEMTLPARTRPGS
- a CDS encoding heavy metal response regulator transcription factor — translated: MKILVVEDELKTGNYLQQGLTEAGFVVDLARNGVDGLHQARTESYDLVILDVMLPGLDGWGVLRAMREEGRSMPVLFLTAKGQVEDRVKGLEQGADDYLVKPFAFAELLARVRTLLRRGRVSEPEVLRVADIELDLLRRRVHRAGKRIDLTAKEFLLLELLMRRHDEVLPRSLIASQVWDMNFDSDTNVIEVAVRRLRAKIDDGYKVKLINTVRGMGYVLETPGPD
- a CDS encoding CopK family periplasmic copper-binding protein is translated as MNATQPTKILRLSVLLAGVLATAMVALPASAARLEQPTPGTFILKDGTTLSVAKNGWMRMFTAEGQRLNMKDGVIMETKDGDTIVMKEDANWKQLRLYGTLRPSR